The following are encoded together in the Panicum virgatum strain AP13 chromosome 6K, P.virgatum_v5, whole genome shotgun sequence genome:
- the LOC120713302 gene encoding oleosin-B1-like, translating to MFTAAALVAVALAAAAVSSAAASSLLLFVAAAAAPVVATVAQPGTVPAVAVAAAPAVAPVAAAAIAAAAVAAGGSYLSAVMVVPWSPRRSREGRRPGSYPGPRPSIPPALRSGFRD from the exons ATGTTCACCGCTGCAGCACTTGtcgccgtcgcgctcgccgccgccgctgtgtcgAGTGCGGCTGCGTCCAGC CTGCTCCTTTTtgttgcagctgctgctgctcccgtggtGGCGACGGTGGCGCAACCCGGGACTGTTCccgctgttgctgttgctgctgctcctgcggtTGCtcccgtggctgctgctgctatcgctgctgctgctgttgctgccggagGGAGCTATCTCTCGGCGGTGATGGTGGTGCCGTGGTCGCCCCGGAGGTCCCGCGAGGGCCGgaggcccgggagctaccctggcccgcgccccAGCATTCCTCCGGCGCTTCGCAGCGGGTTCCGTGactag